One window of the Lactococcus lactis genome contains the following:
- the rplK gene encoding 50S ribosomal protein L11, which yields MAKQVEKLVKLQIPAGKATPAPPVGPALGQAGVNIMGFTKEFNARTADQAGMIIPVVISVYDDKSFTFITKTPPAAVLLKKAAGVQKGSGEPNKTKVASVTKAQIKEIAELKMPDLNASSVETAMSMIEGTAKSMGFTVTD from the coding sequence GTGGCTAAACAAGTAGAAAAACTCGTTAAATTACAAATCCCTGCCGGTAAAGCAACACCAGCTCCACCAGTTGGACCAGCTTTGGGTCAAGCAGGTGTTAACATCATGGGATTCACAAAAGAATTCAACGCTCGTACAGCTGACCAAGCTGGTATGATCATCCCAGTTGTTATCTCAGTTTATGATGACAAATCATTTACATTCATCACAAAAACTCCTCCAGCAGCAGTTCTTTTGAAAAAAGCAGCAGGCGTTCAAAAAGGTTCTGGTGAACCTAACAAAACAAAAGTTGCTTCAGTTACAAAAGCACAAATCAAAGAAATTGCAGAACTCAAAATGCCTGACCTTAACGCGTCATCAGTTGAAACTGCAATGTCAATGATTGAAGGTACTGCAAAATCTATGGGATTCACTGTTACTGACTAA